The Microbacterium natoriense genomic interval GATCAGGAAGGCGATGATGGCAGCCACCTTGATCGCCGCGAACCAGAACTCGAAGCGTCCGTAGTTGCGTACGCCGAACAGGTTCACGGCGGTGAGCGCGGCCACGAAGACCAGCACCCAGACCCAGGCCGGGATCGCGGGAACCCATCCTGCGACGATGCCTCCTGCGCCGGTAGCCTCGGCCGCGATCACGACCACGAGCTGTATCCAGTACAGCCAGCCGACCGCGCTGCCCGCGCTGCGCCCCATGGCCTTCTGCGCATAAGAGCTGAAGGCGCCCGAGCTGGGACGGGCGGCGACCATCTCGGCGAGCATGGCCATCACCAGAACGACGATGCCGCCGGCGACGAGATAGGAGACGAGCACGGCGGGGCCGGCGATGCTGATCGCCTGTCCGGAGCCGACGAAGAGACCGGCGCCGATCGCTCCGCCGAGGCCCATCATGGATATCTGCCGGCGAGTGAGACCCGGGTGCAGGCCCTTGGTCGTGGTCGTCGTGGTGGGAACCTCGGTCATGCGATCGCCTCCGTGCGAACGAGCGTGGCTGCCACGCGGTCGATGTCTTCGATGCTGCCGGAAGAGATGCGCACGCCTTCGCCCGGGAAGACGCGCGTGATCACCCCGCCCTCGCGGAGCAGCGCCTCGAGTTCCTCGGTGCGCTCCCCCGCGGGCACCCACACGAAGTTCGCCTGCGAAGCGATCGCGGGCCAGCCGGCGTCGGCGAGCAGAGCGCGCAGTCGGTCGCGCTGGGTCACGACCTCATGGATCCGCGCGGCGAGTTCATCCTCGGCATCCAGCGACGCGCGGGCCGCTGCCTGCGCGAGGTCGCTCACACCGAACGGCACAGCGACCTTGCGCTGGTTCTCGGCGACCTCGAGAGGCGAGATCGCGTAGCCGATGCGAAGGCCGGCGAGCCCGTAGGCCTTCGAGAAGGTGTGCAGCACCGCGACGTGCGGATGCTGTCGGAAGAGTTCGATGCCCGCTCCGTAGCTGTCGGTCCGGTCGAAGTGCACGTATGCCTCGTCGATCACGACGAGGATGTCGTGCGGCACGGCTGAGACGAAGCGCTCGAGCTCTGCTGCGCTCACGACTGTGCCGGTGGGGTTGTTCGGATTGCACACGAAGATCGCACGGGTGCGCGGCGTGATCGCGGCGAGCATCCCGTCGAGGTCGTGGGCATGCTCGGCATTCAGCGGCACGGCGATCGGGGTCGCGCCTGCGATGCGCACGAGCGACGGGTAGGCCTCGAACGACCGCCACGCGAACATGACCTCATCGCCCTCGCCGGCCACCGCGTGGATGAGCTGCGCCGCGAGTTCCACCGAGCCGGCGCCGACGGTCACCAGTCGAGGGTCGATCCCGTAGCGCTCGGCGAGCCGCGTGCGCAGCGCTGCGGCACTCATGTCCGGGTAGCGGTTGATGCTGCCCAAGGCGTCTTGCACCGCTTCCCGCACGGAGGCCAGCGGCGGATGCGGGGATTCGTTCGACGAGAGCTTGGAGGCGCCGGCCGGAGCCGAGCGACCCTGACGGTATGCGGGTACCGCATCGAGTCCGGCGCGGGAGGGAAGAGTCATTCGTCAGAGCGTCCTTGCTGAGATCCGATCGGTCGGTCGTCGTCGACCGCTGTCGCGCAACACTAGAACGGATGCGGGCGACTGGGCAAACGGTTCACTCATCACTGCGCATGGCGCGCATCCGCACGGCGCTTCCGTGCAATCCGCTGAGCAGACTGCACACCCTCGCGAGAGGATACGATCACCTCATGGGAAACCCGGCCGGATTCGACTACGTGCTGCGCGCGGGCGACGTCGTCATCCGCCACCACGGGAAGGCCGCGACCGTGCTGCGCGGAGCCCGCGCCGCCCAGTTCCTGATCGAGGTCGAGCAGGGCGACCCTCAACTGCTCATGGCGAGAGTCACGGGGAACTACCGTCGTGGCAACGAGCGCGCCGCGAAGCGGCATCCTCGCAACGCCGGCTGAGTCAGCGCGCCGCGATCACCTCGGCGGGCTCGCTCACCGGCAGGCGGCACACGAAACCGCGGCAGTCGTACACCCTCTCCGCCACGTCGGCCCGTGCGTCGAACAGCTCGAATCCGGCGTCTGCGAACTCCGCAGCCTGCGTCGGCGTCACCACGGCGATCACGTCCGCATCAGCTGCCCGCGCAGCCGCCGCGAGATCGCCGTCACGTGCAGCGGTGACCGCGACCACCTGCCGTGGAGCCTCGTTGAGAGCGGCGGCCACCCGCAGCAGGCTGCCGTGCGCGAACGGCTGCTCCCGCGCGCTCTTCGAGAGCGAGCGCACGATCACGACGGCCGAATCCCGGTAGTGCTCCCCCGCCCCGAGTCGCCAGGCCGACAGTGCGGCCATGGCGACGGAGGCGGCGTCAGAGGGCAGATCGCCGTCGGTCTGGTCGGGGGCCGTCGCGATGCCCTGTTCCGACAGCAACGGATCGCCGCCCACCCCGGAAAGCGATTCGTCGAGCACAGCGCGCCCGGTCACGGCCCACGACGCGTCACCGCTGGCTGCGGCGAGCGCGAACAGGCCGTCTGCGAGAAGAGCGAGATCGGATGCCGTCGCCGATGCCGTCGATGCGACCCCGTCGAGCGACGCACGCACGAGCCTGCCGTCCTGATCGCGAT includes:
- a CDS encoding histidinol-phosphate transaminase, whose product is MTLPSRAGLDAVPAYRQGRSAPAGASKLSSNESPHPPLASVREAVQDALGSINRYPDMSAAALRTRLAERYGIDPRLVTVGAGSVELAAQLIHAVAGEGDEVMFAWRSFEAYPSLVRIAGATPIAVPLNAEHAHDLDGMLAAITPRTRAIFVCNPNNPTGTVVSAAELERFVSAVPHDILVVIDEAYVHFDRTDSYGAGIELFRQHPHVAVLHTFSKAYGLAGLRIGYAISPLEVAENQRKVAVPFGVSDLAQAAARASLDAEDELAARIHEVVTQRDRLRALLADAGWPAIASQANFVWVPAGERTEELEALLREGGVITRVFPGEGVRISSGSIEDIDRVAATLVRTEAIA